The Methanobrevibacter sp. region TGCAATGATTCGTACTAAAGGAGAACCTGGTACAGGAAATATTGTGGAAGCAGTACGTCACATGAGAATGGTAATGGGTGAAATAAGAACTATTCAGGGAATGGAAGAAGAGGAAATCTGGAAATATGCAAGAAAAATTGAAGCACCAATTGACCTTGTTAAACAAACTGCAGAACTTGGAAAATTGCCTGTTGTAAACTTTGCAGCAGGAGGTATTGCAACACCTGCAGATGCGTCTTTAATGATGCAGTTAGGTTCAGATGGAATCTTTGTAGGTTCAGGTATTTTCAAATCAAACAACCCTGAAGCGTTTGCAAAAGCTATCGTAGAAGCAACTGCTAATTATGATAAGCCTGAAGTATTGGCTGAAGTATCTAAAGGATTAGGTCAGGTAATGAAAGGTATTGAAATGTCAAATTTAACCGAAGCAGATAGAATGCAAGACAGAGGAATTTAAATTCCTCATATTTTTTTTCATGACTCTTGTTGTAATAGGACCGGTGACAAATGATTTGATTTGCATCGGAGAGAATAACTTTCGCAAAACCGGCGGGGCAACATATTATCAGTCATTTATCTTTGATGAGTTTTACAAAGATTACCTGGCTATTGTAAACTGCAGCGATGCGAAGATAGTCAATGATTTTCCAGATTCGGATAAGGTTAAAGTTGTCTTAAAAGATGACACTCATTTTTTTATAAATAATTATCCTGATATGGATAATCTTGATTACAGAGAGCAATTAAGCAATTTTGCCCAAATTCCAATTTTTCCAGGTGATTTGGAAGGATTTTTACCTGAAAAAATTGACGGATTTGTTATCAATCCTTTAAACAGATTTGATTTTCCACTAGAAACAATCGAATATTTGAAAAGTTTCAATGTTCCTGTTTTTATTTCAATACAGGGATTTTTAAGAGTTCCTGGCACTGAATCAAATAACAGTTACAGTATAAAATTAGATAACTATGGCATGTTAACCGATATTTTATCAGGAGTTAATGCAATATTTTTAGATGAGTCAGAAGCAAACATAATTGGCCTTGACCATGATGTGGATGAGATGGTAATAACTGATGCAAGCAAAGGCTCCAGAGTTATTTGCGATGAAGAGGTAAAAATCGAAGCTGTAAAATGCGATAATATTGTGGATTCCACAGGTTGTGGCGATACGTATATGGCATCTTATATTGTCAAAAGATTGAATAATTATTCAATTAAACAATCAGGGGAATTTGCTTCTTTAATTGCAAGTAAAAAATTAACAAAGTTTGGTCATTATTGAAGCGTTATTTTTCTTTTGTTAAGTGATTTTTAAGATAATATTTTAATCTTTTACTTAAATCATAAACTTTATTAATTAATATTTAAATACTTATATAATAGTTTTCTTAATTTTTTAAACACTACAAAGGGGCATCATGTTAAATAAATCATCAAATATAATTGAAAAGGAATTTAAGAATTTACGTAAGGAGCTATTGGACTTAACTTTAAGAAATCCTCTTCTTAACTTTAAAACAAGAGCTAAAACCATTACTATAGTAAATCAATCTCCCATTAATCTTTTTCAAACATTAGTTTTACAAAAGAATAAGATGTATTTTGTAGCTAATAAAAAAGACAAAAAGGAAGACAAGTCATCGGTTTGGGATCATATTCCATTTGATTTTTCGAAGTTTTCCGACGGAGATAAGAAGTTAGCTACTGATTTGACTCCAAAAGAGCTCCAAAAAAGATTATATTACATCAATAACCAAGCTAAAACAATGCTTCAGGAACAGGGTTATAATATCTTATATTTAGCAGTCGGTTTTTTGGAATGGAAAGATAAATCAAAACCAAGACAAAAAAACAGTGCTCCTTTGGTTTTAATTCCGGTTGCAATGGAAAGGAAAAAGGTTGGGGAATCATTTAACTTAGAATGGACAGGAGAAGATATTCAAACCAACATTTCACTTAAGGCCAAATTACTGGAAGCAGG contains the following coding sequences:
- the pdxS gene encoding pyridoxal 5'-phosphate synthase lyase subunit PdxS, which produces MVKKGTDVLKEGFAKMTKGGVIMDVVNAEQAGIAEDAGAVAVMALEKVPADIRAAGGVARMADPTIVEEVVDAVSIPVMAKARIGHIAEAQILETLGVDMIDESEVLTPADEEYHINKKEFTIPFVCGARNLGEALRRIDEGAAMIRTKGEPGTGNIVEAVRHMRMVMGEIRTIQGMEEEEIWKYARKIEAPIDLVKQTAELGKLPVVNFAAGGIATPADASLMMQLGSDGIFVGSGIFKSNNPEAFAKAIVEATANYDKPEVLAEVSKGLGQVMKGIEMSNLTEADRMQDRGI
- a CDS encoding PfkB family carbohydrate kinase; this translates as MTLVVIGPVTNDLICIGENNFRKTGGATYYQSFIFDEFYKDYLAIVNCSDAKIVNDFPDSDKVKVVLKDDTHFFINNYPDMDNLDYREQLSNFAQIPIFPGDLEGFLPEKIDGFVINPLNRFDFPLETIEYLKSFNVPVFISIQGFLRVPGTESNNSYSIKLDNYGMLTDILSGVNAIFLDESEANIIGLDHDVDEMVITDASKGSRVICDEEVKIEAVKCDNIVDSTGCGDTYMASYIVKRLNNYSIKQSGEFASLIASKKLTKFGHY